A segment of the Mercurialis annua linkage group LG4, ddMerAnnu1.2, whole genome shotgun sequence genome:
ataaaattataaaattataacgattgaattgttattttaaaattagtatgtgttaatttaaaaaataaaaaaatatttaagatcattttaaactttttaccaTTAAATATTAGAGAGTGTTTCAGTTTCTAGGGTGAGAGTGGAGGAGAGTGTTTTTAACACGAAATCACAGTTCATTATAAGAGCTGATTGAATCCCATTTATAGCATAAATAGATCTAATAACACCAAAGAATTAGAAGAATGTTCCAAAGCACAGTACACAAAAAGTTCAATTAAATTAAGCTACCCCTTTTCCAATTTACATCTCATTTACTCAAAACTAAGACAATCTCAAATGTTGGAATGTAAGAAAGTAAATGACCAATAAATTACAGTCTTAACCTCTGCACAAAAGTAAAGTACTACATCCGACATCGTACATGTACAAATTGGCGAGGAgacttaaatctttaaattagGGATTAAGTATAAGCAAGGGAAAATGAAGCAAACAAGATAATGAGATATGATAAACAGAACTATACACAGTTGGAGAATCAATTTTGGTGCAAGGATTAGGAGAAATGACAAAACAGAGAAGTTTCACAGTAGATTGTCTTCAAAGAAAGCTGAACTTCTCCACGATAACACATCATCGTTTGTTTCTGGTGCGACTCATTTACATACGAGAATCCTTTTAGGAACAGGATGTAGCATTGAAGCATTTAGATCGATCCATCCTAAATGAAAGGTTAGCGCGCATGAAAAATAACAAATCTGCGTATCACCTAAGAGAGAATATTGCACTCATGAGTCATGATAATCACATATTTGATGCGCCACAGAAGGAAAAAGAAATAACAAGAACCAAGTTAGACTCATACAAGTAATCTTCCTTAAAATCACAGATGCAATCTTCCTAAGAGCTACTAAAGTCGATATGTCAAAAGTTCTATGTATTCCACCGAAGGAAGAAATTACATCCCAACTCAACTTAATAGAGGTTAATCTAAATTGAAGCTACAATTTTATGGTTTGTCTCATCCTTTTCTTGCTATCTATAAGGCATATACACTTCACTATGCCAGTGTAGACATCAATCTAAGTAGGATATGCGCAAGCTATTCATTAGATCCTAACTCAACTTTAATTAcaaagataaacaaataaataaaaccaGTAAAAAGCAGATGAGAAggcaagaataaaaaaaaccctTTCTCTACATCCCTCTATGAGGGGAAGTTTTAGTATTTGCGATTATCATTGTGCTTAGGAAATGGACACAAGTGAAATGATTTTCATGTCTTCTGTAAGGAACATGGAAAGTAAATATTCAGAACATTATTCTTATCATATAAATAAAGATCTATAGATCTAATCAGCTAGATAGGCGTCTCATATTATTGTAGAAGATATATATTTATTCCAAAATATAAGAAAAAGCACGAACTAGTAAGCCAAGAGATTCATCAAGTATCAAGTAGTgttcttttattcttttatttagataaaaaagaACACAAAGATAATACACATGTATAAACATCCTTCTGCATATTATACAATGCTTAAGTTAGGCCTAACTTACCTAAGGAGTTTTCCACTTTCTAAAAAGTTCCTCATACGCAAATTCCTTTCTTGCATGCTTCAGGCAAATTTTCAATTTCGTCATGGAGGAAGAGCTCAGATTAATTCCTTTCTCAATCATACCATCAGCATATTTTAATGCTTCAGGATCCATGCAGAGGTCACAAAGCTCAACAATCAGCAAATTCGCAGTCTCCTCCAAGTCCGACCCATAATTCTCTATCATGCATTTCCAAACTTTAATAGCCATATAAGGGTCTTTCGAGTGCATAAACACCCTAACTGCAGCACTGCAATTTACTTGGTTAGGaatatattcatttttaatcATCTCATTATACAATACCGATGCCTCCTTTAACTTCCTACTCTTAATTAAGAACTGGAACAAAACATTATATGTTTGTCTATCAGGAAACACCCCATTATAAACCATATCGTCAAAAAAACGTTCTGCCGCATCAATATTACTACTATAACAGTACAACGAAATCATCAAATTATACATGTCAACATCAGGTTTAAACCCATTCCTCCCCACCACTGCCTCCCAAATCTTCCGTGCCGCTCTAACGTCATTAACCTTCAAACACTCTTCCATTGCAAGCCTAAAAAATTTCACACCTGGATAACACCTCCTCTCTTGCATCATCTCCAAGAACTCAATTGCCTCCTTTAACCCATTATTATAACTCGTAATCAAAGTACACAAAAAAGTATCATAAGCAGGAACATTAACAGGATCCCAACCAATACTCCTAACCATTTCATTAAAAGTCTGTCTAGAACTAACAGCATTCATTTCTTTCTCCCACCCTTCCAACAAAATCGCATACGTATCAGCATCAGGCGGAATTGAATGCTTAGCCACAGCAAAAAAATCCATAGCATCAACAGTCTTCCCATCTCGACAAATAGCACTTAACAACGAATTCAAAGCCGCAACATTGCGGACAACACTGTATTGATTCATAACTTCAAAAGCCATGATAGCACTCTTAACTCGAGCAGCAATAACATAACTACCAAAAACAGAAGCAAATGTAGCTAAGGAAACTAACCCTTTTGTTCTCATAGACTTAATTGCATCCCACATTGCATCAAATAAACAATTCTTACCTAAAAGATCAACAACAAGGTTCCATGAATACGGGCTGTGATTATCGTTGAGCCGAAAACCGGACCAACGGAAGAACTTAACAGCCGGACCGGGGAACGAGTAGGAGAGTTTAAGGACCTGTTCAACTTCGGATTGAGAGACATAAATGCCCGTGTCGTCTAGGACGGATTCAACTGTGGATGAGGGGGTTCGGGCGATGATTTCGCAGAGGAGTTTGATTTTTGGGGAGAGATTAGGGGTTTCTAGATATGATGGGAAGGTGGGGGATTTTTTAGGGTCTGGATTGGAGATTGGTGGTGGTGATTTAGGGTTTGGAGTTGGTCTCGTTGGTGCGGTGAGATGTTTTTTGATGGGGTTTTGGTTATGgggttttctttttcttttgcctCTGCCCATAAGGTGTTTGATGGAACGACTGAGTGAAGTTTTTGGATTTT
Coding sequences within it:
- the LOC126679202 gene encoding pentatricopeptide repeat-containing protein At1g77360, mitochondrial-like, coding for MGRGKRKRKPHNQNPIKKHLTAPTRPTPNPKSPPPISNPDPKKSPTFPSYLETPNLSPKIKLLCEIIARTPSSTVESVLDDTGIYVSQSEVEQVLKLSYSFPGPAVKFFRWSGFRLNDNHSPYSWNLVVDLLGKNCLFDAMWDAIKSMRTKGLVSLATFASVFGSYVIAARVKSAIMAFEVMNQYSVVRNVAALNSLLSAICRDGKTVDAMDFFAVAKHSIPPDADTYAILLEGWEKEMNAVSSRQTFNEMVRSIGWDPVNVPAYDTFLCTLITSYNNGLKEAIEFLEMMQERRCYPGVKFFRLAMEECLKVNDVRAARKIWEAVVGRNGFKPDVDMYNLMISLYCYSSNIDAAERFFDDMVYNGVFPDRQTYNVLFQFLIKSRKLKEASVLYNEMIKNEYIPNQVNCSAAVRVFMHSKDPYMAIKVWKCMIENYGSDLEETANLLIVELCDLCMDPEALKYADGMIEKGINLSSSSMTKLKICLKHARKEFAYEELFRKWKTP